One genomic region from Methanobrevibacter woesei encodes:
- a CDS encoding LSM domain-containing protein has product MDNQENPQLIQFKGKNVIVGLKNGEEYEGRLIAIDNFINPVLESEGQLRTIKGGKVLFISIKE; this is encoded by the coding sequence ATGGATAATCAAGAAAACCCTCAGCTAATTCAATTTAAAGGAAAAAATGTGATTGTTGGACTTAAAAATGGCGAAGAATATGAAGGAAGACTAATAGCCATTGATAATTTTATAAACCCTGTCCTAGAAAGTGAAGGGCAATTGAGAACCATAAAAGGTGGAAAAGTACTTTTCATCTCAATTAAAGAATAA
- a CDS encoding methanogenesis marker 12 protein: MAFIGMDHGTTGISFCIMDDNEEIIDIFKIGREQSKKGEVSPVEELSKRVDLDSVKLMAITYSMGDGINKISPIDKVKDRGILSIDGAGKVTGGGTSVYSELQSTNIPAILIPGLHKDSDSLDPLFRAAYSHQASPEKVSICYNAFKETGWENMIVADISSNSVDILIENSRIKGAMDACVGAMGVIHGPLDLQMIRDIDEGKCSANEAFSNAGAVKIAGIEGKVANLKDALFEKYIDGDEDAKLAVDTLIMTVAMEIAGLIAVSKNKIEGVVLTGSVGSCKNPFDFEKEINKYLKDNYPLKVISKESGAIGAAQIAFDLYNGKKEILGIPAEY, from the coding sequence ATGGCGTTTATAGGAATGGATCATGGTACAACAGGAATTTCTTTTTGTATAATGGATGATAATGAAGAAATCATTGATATTTTTAAGATTGGAAGAGAACAAAGTAAAAAAGGAGAAGTTTCACCTGTTGAAGAATTATCTAAACGTGTTGATTTAGATTCTGTTAAATTAATGGCAATTACTTATTCAATGGGGGATGGAATTAATAAAATTTCACCTATTGATAAAGTTAAAGATAGGGGTATTTTGTCTATTGATGGTGCTGGAAAAGTTACTGGTGGAGGAACTTCTGTTTACAGCGAACTTCAATCTACAAATATTCCAGCTATTTTAATTCCAGGTCTTCATAAAGATTCTGATTCTCTTGATCCTTTATTTAGAGCAGCTTATTCTCATCAGGCTAGTCCAGAAAAAGTTAGCATATGTTACAATGCATTTAAAGAGACTGGTTGGGAGAACATGATTGTTGCAGATATTAGCTCTAACAGTGTTGATATTTTAATTGAGAATTCTAGAATCAAAGGAGCTATGGATGCTTGTGTTGGTGCAATGGGAGTTATTCACGGACCTCTTGATTTGCAGATGATTCGTGATATAGATGAAGGTAAATGCAGTGCTAATGAAGCTTTTTCCAATGCAGGTGCTGTTAAAATAGCAGGTATTGAAGGAAAGGTAGCTAATCTAAAAGATGCTCTTTTTGAAAAATATATTGATGGCGATGAAGATGCTAAACTAGCTGTTGATACTTTAATTATGACCGTTGCTATGGAAATTGCTGGATTAATAGCTGTTAGTAAAAATAAAATTGAAGGTGTTGTATTAACTGGTTCTGTAGGTTCCTGTAAAAATCCTTTTGATTTTGAAAAAGAGATTAATAAATATTTAAAAGATAATTATCCTTTAAAAGTTATATCAAAAGAATCAGGAGCTATTGGAGCTGCACAAATAGCTTTTGATTTATATAATGGTAAAAAAGAGATTTTAGGTATTCCTGCGGAATACTAA
- a CDS encoding restriction endonuclease, with product MEKPQLINFIAKVMEESGFKVYKNFKTSQRVIDIYAILPTTLGDFGVVVACNNYDKNFEVSVDLLKEMEDVADNLKASKVAIITSSYFTEQATNYALRKNIKLVDRENLLEMAKKYQMKEETQPEFEEEVYDDAGYDDFDYIGDEYPEYSYDADDMDYLSSERQENPMLYQNSLYKQIGEDRKGNFLSRLTHRSKVTSSSLYGSNKRRNILDTLRPFLSNPIILIILIVAVIYILSYILGNLLGIDAGIVGLIQLLAALILAYGVTFYIERNRFFIIKGTIIFFVSLIILILLILF from the coding sequence TTGGAAAAACCTCAGCTGATTAATTTTATTGCGAAAGTTATGGAGGAATCTGGTTTTAAAGTTTATAAGAACTTTAAAACATCACAGAGGGTTATTGATATATATGCTATACTTCCAACAACATTGGGGGATTTTGGTGTTGTTGTAGCATGTAATAATTATGATAAGAATTTTGAAGTATCTGTGGATTTATTAAAGGAAATGGAAGATGTTGCTGACAACTTAAAAGCATCTAAAGTAGCTATTATCACTTCTTCTTATTTTACAGAACAAGCAACCAATTATGCTCTTAGAAAAAATATTAAATTGGTTGATAGGGAAAACTTGCTTGAAATGGCTAAAAAATATCAGATGAAAGAAGAAACACAGCCAGAATTTGAAGAGGAAGTTTATGATGATGCCGGCTATGATGATTTTGATTATATAGGTGATGAATATCCTGAATATAGTTATGATGCAGATGATATGGATTATTTAAGTTCTGAACGTCAGGAAAATCCTATGCTTTATCAGAATTCATTATATAAACAAATTGGTGAAGATCGTAAAGGCAACTTCCTTTCAAGGTTAACTCATCGTTCCAAGGTAACCTCTTCTTCATTATATGGTTCTAATAAAAGGAGAAATATTTTAGATACATTAAGGCCATTTTTATCTAATCCAATTATATTGATTATTCTTATAGTGGCTGTAATTTACATATTGTCTTATATTTTAGGTAATCTATTGGGAATTGATGCAGGAATTGTAGGATTAATACAACTATTGGCTGCATTAATCTTAGCTTATGGTGTTACCTTTTACATTGAAAGAAATAGGTTCTTTATTATTAAAGGAACTATTATCTTCTTTGTATCATTGATAATTCTAATATTATTAATCTTATTCTAA
- the cfbB gene encoding Ni-sirohydrochlorin a,c-diamide synthase yields MRIILAGTGSAVGKTTISTGIMKALSEKYNVQPFKVGPDYIDPSYHTLATGNVSRNLDSFFMSEGQVRDSFIKGMNGKDMGIIEGVRGLFEGIDSVNDIGSTASIAKALNAPVILIVNSKSLVKSAAAIVLGFKSLDPEINIAGVILNKVKHEAHYQKTKRSIEEITGVEVIGGIKRDDTISIEQRHLGLVPAVERENSLKFIDMWSKTIKESIDLDRLVEIMKESPKITANREPIWNKLNKQKVNIAVAYDEVFNFYYKENIESLEDNHAKIHYFSPLKDEHLPDVDALYIGGGYPELFSKELSSNSSMLKDIKKFHEDNRPLFAECGGLMYLMNSIHDDKMVSAYPYKSILTDRVQALKYTIAEVQEDNIISKKGEKFNGHEFHYSKVLVDKNNLKNKFAFKILRGRGSFENQDGFIEGNTLASYVHTHVAAMPNFGGNLTISAREL; encoded by the coding sequence ATGAGAATAATATTAGCAGGAACTGGCAGTGCTGTTGGAAAAACCACCATTTCAACAGGAATTATGAAAGCACTAAGTGAAAAATATAATGTACAACCATTTAAAGTTGGACCCGACTATATTGATCCATCTTACCATACACTAGCTACTGGAAATGTATCAAGAAATTTAGACTCATTTTTTATGAGCGAAGGTCAAGTACGGGATTCTTTTATAAAAGGAATGAATGGTAAAGATATGGGAATTATAGAAGGTGTTAGAGGATTATTTGAAGGAATTGACTCTGTTAACGATATTGGAAGTACTGCTTCAATAGCTAAAGCATTAAATGCACCAGTAATTCTCATTGTTAATTCTAAAAGTTTAGTTAAAAGTGCAGCAGCTATTGTTTTAGGATTTAAAAGCCTAGACCCTGAAATTAACATAGCTGGAGTCATTTTGAATAAAGTTAAACATGAAGCCCATTACCAAAAAACAAAACGTTCTATTGAAGAAATTACTGGTGTTGAAGTTATTGGTGGAATTAAACGTGATGACACCATCAGTATTGAACAAAGACATTTAGGACTTGTTCCAGCTGTTGAACGTGAAAATTCCTTAAAATTTATTGACATGTGGTCTAAAACCATTAAAGAATCTATTGATTTAGATAGATTAGTCGAGATTATGAAAGAATCTCCAAAAATAACTGCTAATAGAGAACCAATATGGAATAAATTAAATAAACAAAAGGTTAACATTGCTGTAGCTTATGATGAAGTCTTTAATTTTTATTATAAAGAAAACATTGAATCTTTAGAAGACAACCATGCTAAAATACACTACTTCTCACCTTTAAAGGACGAACACCTGCCAGATGTTGATGCATTGTACATTGGTGGAGGATATCCTGAGTTGTTTTCTAAAGAATTATCCTCCAATAGCTCCATGCTAAAAGATATTAAAAAGTTCCATGAGGACAATAGGCCACTTTTTGCTGAATGTGGAGGGTTAATGTATCTTATGAACTCAATCCATGATGATAAAATGGTTTCTGCCTATCCATATAAATCCATATTAACTGATAGAGTTCAAGCTTTGAAATATACAATAGCTGAAGTTCAAGAAGACAATATAATCTCTAAAAAAGGTGAAAAATTCAATGGACATGAATTCCACTATTCAAAAGTTTTAGTGGATAAAAATAACTTAAAAAACAAATTTGCATTTAAAATATTACGTGGCCGTGGATCTTTTGAAAATCAAGATGGATTTATTGAAGGCAACACACTTGCAAGTTATGTGCATACACACGTAGCTGCAATGCCTAACTTTGGTGGTAATCTAACAATATCAGCAAGAGAATTATGA
- a CDS encoding oligosaccharide repeat unit polymerase family protein, with protein sequence MNKKIDFFAPPIITVIIAVFLIAGYIGSFNYRFEDPLDIEVISTIIYAIIIFLIGVAFVKYGLKYDSSYSSSISEKINKILSKKLLLGIVLLAIILQGINLILLGGIPLFDSVLKSNATTNIWRVSYVLFLPAINIFLAKYYKKRYLLLVAVGALLFGLNGYRTSLLGILASVFITLYYIGKINKKIGIIFILAILIGGAGIGYIASQSIANQHWMLNPIELIFYRCGFTLEVFERIIPLGGTTDGHILSMIFSSGSPRTFVGNYVLHDNVCLTSSLFGPVYLDFGMIGLTIQMLFLGLFTKLVHTVAVNKKGIGIGIYSIILAHTLIWIETGPTDIMIWLFYLLGALLIILNYKNIKKSGN encoded by the coding sequence ATGAATAAAAAAATAGATTTCTTTGCACCCCCTATTATTACAGTAATAATAGCTGTATTTTTAATAGCAGGTTACATCGGATCATTTAATTATCGATTTGAAGACCCATTAGACATTGAAGTTATTTCAACAATAATATATGCAATAATAATCTTTTTAATAGGGGTTGCATTTGTTAAATATGGATTGAAGTATGATTCATCTTATTCCTCTTCAATTAGTGAGAAAATAAATAAAATCCTATCTAAAAAATTATTGCTTGGAATTGTTTTACTAGCTATTATATTACAGGGCATAAACCTTATTTTACTTGGAGGAATCCCATTATTTGATAGTGTGCTTAAATCAAATGCAACAACAAATATATGGAGAGTTTCTTATGTACTCTTTCTACCTGCAATTAATATTTTCCTTGCTAAATATTATAAAAAAAGATATCTTCTCCTTGTAGCAGTTGGAGCATTGCTTTTCGGACTTAATGGATATAGAACTTCACTTCTCGGTATTCTTGCAAGTGTCTTCATAACATTATATTATATAGGCAAAATCAACAAAAAAATAGGAATAATCTTTATCTTAGCTATTCTAATTGGAGGAGCAGGAATTGGTTATATTGCATCACAATCAATAGCTAACCAACATTGGATGCTTAACCCAATTGAATTAATATTTTATAGATGTGGATTTACATTAGAAGTCTTTGAGAGAATCATACCTTTAGGTGGTACAACAGATGGACATATTCTATCAATGATTTTTTCATCAGGAAGCCCGAGAACCTTTGTAGGCAATTATGTGCTCCATGATAATGTTTGTTTAACATCTAGTCTATTTGGACCAGTATACCTTGATTTTGGAATGATAGGCCTTACAATACAGATGCTGTTTTTAGGATTATTTACAAAATTAGTCCATACTGTTGCAGTTAATAAAAAAGGTATTGGAATTGGAATCTATTCAATTATTTTAGCACATACTTTAATTTGGATTGAAACAGGTCCAACAGACATCATGATCTGGTTATTCTATCTTTTAGGTGCTTTATTAATTATTTTAAATTATAAAAATATAAAAAAAAGTGGAAATTAG
- the surE gene encoding 5'/3'-nucleotidase SurE, producing the protein MKALISNDDGIHATGILAAKKAVEEICDVTVVAPETQQSGIGHALTLYEPLRINPTTIADGSMGYGVTGTPTDAVTMALFEIMEDKPDIMISGINTGMNIGKAELTTSGTIGAALEAASFNIPTIAISQEVTRSDIKFENGAVEVDFSFAGKMLKKLVKIVLKKGLPEGVDLLNLNIPSNPVDEEFDVVELGTRMFTPIVKRRLDPRGKPYYWIDGALYEHNDEQTDSHSLRKKQKVTLTPLTLDMCGDLNKMKEWLK; encoded by the coding sequence ATGAAAGCTTTAATAAGTAATGATGATGGAATACATGCTACAGGGATATTAGCTGCAAAAAAAGCCGTTGAAGAAATATGTGACGTTACAGTAGTAGCTCCAGAGACACAACAAAGTGGAATAGGACATGCATTAACATTATACGAACCACTAAGAATAAACCCAACAACAATAGCTGATGGATCAATGGGATATGGAGTCACAGGAACACCAACTGATGCTGTAACAATGGCTCTTTTTGAAATAATGGAAGATAAACCAGATATAATGATTTCCGGAATAAATACTGGAATGAATATTGGAAAAGCAGAATTAACTACATCAGGTACAATTGGAGCAGCCCTAGAAGCAGCAAGTTTTAATATTCCAACAATAGCTATTTCACAAGAAGTTACAAGAAGCGACATCAAATTTGAAAATGGTGCTGTTGAAGTAGACTTTAGTTTTGCAGGAAAAATGCTTAAAAAACTGGTAAAAATAGTATTAAAAAAAGGATTACCTGAAGGAGTAGATTTATTAAATCTTAATATTCCATCAAACCCTGTTGATGAAGAATTTGATGTAGTAGAATTAGGAACTAGAATGTTCACACCAATAGTCAAAAGAAGATTAGACCCAAGAGGAAAACCTTACTACTGGATTGATGGAGCATTATATGAACATAATGATGAACAGACAGACTCCCACTCCTTAAGAAAAAAACAAAAAGTTACATTGACTCCACTTACATTAGACATGTGTGGAGATTTAAATAAAATGAAAGAGTGGTTAAAATAA